A stretch of Synechococcus sp. MIT S9220 DNA encodes these proteins:
- a CDS encoding transcriptional regulator, whose amino-acid sequence MNLGTAARNVLKKVFGESFYRQLRDVYRSSRYANKGRREGRFTGDLTYEAPEPQWKEVGASTYKWVPPEKVQEALPEVVLQPRVAPKDPETDFNEEQKRPLLCEKFLVQDRLLIDYVDKSGITTRREVRIEEVYAYDDGVYVLRAWCLLRKGYRTFVSTRIKGCRDTFSNETVFDLLSRLKKRSQSDPGNVAQEILDYMNNEIVISIYSLTNYSTGKGYEKRFVSGKKKNFLIDWVLEQSNVQSMLGSLDTEKHSEVEDLVRESIGDIKVTQSSYESCARSMKRTRYVFSNDDALEVKRQQLILFVKEALEGEAARETAVTRLKEDLLDPSFRLGKEVDSDLFGKEFGKVKKDSKKAEKKYRCKRKPEVVSKQYRRYERGEPVRLLAIEVAQRNLQQCLDDDRLLFGKDEFEDCVMREVEFAFTEKELKKAGEMFRKRCGAGLSTAYCAFGLRKENRSWFTDSTGKSWLNLKTRIGI is encoded by the coding sequence ATGAATCTGGGGACTGCTGCTCGAAATGTCCTCAAAAAGGTGTTTGGTGAATCCTTCTACAGACAGTTGAGGGATGTCTATCGGAGTAGTCGGTACGCCAATAAGGGCAGGCGTGAAGGACGGTTCACAGGGGACCTGACGTATGAGGCGCCTGAACCTCAATGGAAGGAGGTTGGTGCCTCGACGTACAAGTGGGTACCACCTGAAAAGGTGCAGGAGGCATTGCCAGAAGTGGTACTGCAACCACGGGTTGCCCCTAAGGATCCTGAGACCGACTTCAATGAAGAGCAAAAGCGCCCACTGCTTTGCGAGAAATTCTTAGTCCAGGACCGTCTCCTGATCGACTACGTCGATAAGTCAGGCATAACGACAAGGCGAGAGGTCCGTATCGAGGAGGTCTATGCATATGACGACGGGGTTTACGTCTTACGCGCTTGGTGTTTGCTCAGGAAGGGGTACAGGACTTTTGTCAGTACCCGTATTAAGGGGTGCCGTGACACTTTCTCTAATGAGACGGTCTTTGACTTGCTCTCCCGTCTGAAGAAAAGGTCACAGTCGGACCCAGGCAACGTTGCCCAGGAAATCCTAGATTATATGAATAATGAGATTGTTATTTCCATCTATTCATTGACGAACTACTCAACGGGTAAGGGTTATGAGAAGCGGTTCGTCAGTGGAAAGAAGAAAAATTTCTTGATCGATTGGGTGTTGGAGCAGTCCAATGTGCAATCAATGTTGGGTTCGCTGGATACCGAAAAGCACAGTGAAGTAGAGGACCTGGTTCGGGAGTCCATCGGAGATATCAAGGTTACCCAGAGCAGTTATGAATCCTGTGCTCGTTCAATGAAAAGAACGCGATATGTTTTTTCTAATGACGATGCTCTAGAAGTCAAGAGGCAGCAACTCATTTTATTCGTAAAAGAGGCACTTGAGGGTGAAGCAGCAAGAGAAACTGCCGTCACCCGCCTTAAGGAGGACCTTTTGGATCCCTCCTTCCGTCTCGGAAAGGAGGTTGACTCTGACCTTTTCGGAAAGGAGTTCGGCAAAGTCAAGAAGGATTCCAAAAAAGCAGAGAAGAAATACAGGTGCAAGAGGAAACCAGAGGTCGTTTCTAAGCAGTACCGACGCTATGAGCGTGGTGAACCTGTTCGCCTATTGGCGATTGAGGTGGCACAACGGAACCTTCAGCAATGTCTTGACGATGACCGTTTGCTTTTTGGCAAAGACGAATTCGAAGACTGCGTTATGAGAGAGGTGGAATTTGCGTTCACAGAAAAAGAGTTGAAGAAAGCAGGAGAAATGTTTCGTAAACGTTGTGGAGCAGGTTTGAGCACTGCTTATTGTGCTTTTGGACTACGCAAGGAGAACCGTTCTTGGTTCACTGATTCAACAGGTAAATCATGGTTGAATTTGAAGACAAGGATTGGTATTTAA
- a CDS encoding recombinase family protein — protein MPAVSRHPQKTDAQIATLKEECCAVDFEETIRTRVKEKDRPELQAALNAVVEGDELVVAKLDRLGRTQVEVVSRLHQLQEKGIHVRTLDGLVNTKGLGKFAPVLIGLLSGLAEVERSLIQERTLESIQHRRSTGGNLGGRPKTNEAKERLVLRLRNEGCSYRSIREQTGLALSTIRRIIAEQEAALC, from the coding sequence ATGCCCGCTGTTTCACGGCATCCCCAAAAAACAGACGCTCAGATTGCGACGTTGAAGGAAGAATGTTGTGCGGTCGACTTTGAGGAGACCATCAGGACCAGGGTCAAAGAGAAAGACCGACCTGAACTTCAGGCGGCACTGAATGCCGTCGTGGAAGGTGATGAACTGGTTGTGGCGAAATTGGATCGTCTCGGCAGAACGCAAGTGGAAGTGGTTTCTCGCCTGCATCAACTGCAGGAGAAAGGGATCCATGTCCGAACGCTGGATGGACTGGTCAACACAAAAGGACTGGGCAAGTTCGCTCCTGTCCTTATTGGTCTGCTCTCTGGTTTGGCAGAAGTTGAACGATCACTGATCCAGGAGCGAACACTGGAGAGCATCCAGCACCGCAGATCAACAGGAGGGAACCTGGGCGGTCGCCCAAAGACCAACGAAGCAAAGGAACGCTTGGTGCTTCGCCTCAGGAATGAAGGATGCTCCTATCGCTCCATTCGTGAGCAGACGGGACTGGCGCTCTCCACGATTCGGCGGATCATTGCTGAACAGGAGGCAGCACTGTGCTGA